The Equus asinus isolate D_3611 breed Donkey chromosome 25, EquAss-T2T_v2, whole genome shotgun sequence genomic sequence tggctctgTTTGCTGATTTTTCTAACAGTGTCTTTTGAGAGCAGAAGTTTTGAGTTTTTTAGAAGtctaacattaatttttttctttaaaggatcATGCTTTTAGGgttgtatttaaaaaatctttggcTAGGTCACAAATGTTTTCTACtaaaagtcttatagttttaggttttacatttaactctatgatgcattttgagtAAACATATATGGTGCTAACGTAggttgaagttcttttttttttgcatatggatgtccaattgtgcCTGTATTTTACCATTTTTCCACTAAATTTGTATGCCTGTGACAAAGCCAACTGGACACTTTTGaaagggtctatttctgggctctctgttctgttccattgctccATCTGGTCATCTTTTGACCAACAGCACATCTTCTTGATTATATGCTTTATAGTACATTTTGTAAGTCTTGACACAAGTAGAATGGGTCttctaatatttttgaaaattattttgactaTTCCACTTCTGTTGGCTTTTCATACAAAATTTACAattagtttgtcaatttctacaaaaatttcTGCTGGGAGTTTTATTGGGATTGTGtagaatttatagatcaattaaGGAGAACTGACACCTTTATTATATTGTGTCTTCCAATTGAAGACACTGAATTTCTATTTATCAAGgtggtctttaatttctttcataagTGTTTAGTTCTTTTTACCATTCAAATCTTGCACATGTGTTAGATTTATATTCCAGTATTTTGTGTATTTTCAAGCTGTTGTAAATGCTActtaaaaaatttcaatttctaatggcttattgctagtgtatagacatataattgatttctgtatgttgatctTATGGCTTGCAACCTTAATAAAACTTCAGTCTTTCAAATTGTCTGCACAATCATGTCCTAAGTAAACaaagtctattttatttcttcctttctgaaatgCATGTTTATTTCTATCTTTCACCTTATTgtactggctaggacttccaatataaTGCTGAATAGAGTGGAGAGAATacacatccttgtcttcttcctacCTTAGCCAGAAATAAATTAGTTTTTTACCATTAAATATAACGTTGGCTGTGGGATTTTTGTAGGTACCTTTAACAGGTTCAgatagtttccttttattcctagtttgctgagaggttttatcatgaaaagatgatGACTtctgttaaatgcttttttttttttccatctattaAGAGGATCACATGACTTTTCCTTTATAGTCTCTTTATAATGCAAATTACACTAATTAATTTCTGAATCTGAATCAACCTTGCATTCATGGATTAACTCCTACTTGACTacaatatattctaatttttatatatgacaGGATTTCACTTGTTAATATATTGTTAAGAAGTTTTGGTTCTATATTCATTATAGATGATGTTTGTTACTTTCTTGCAATgactttgtctgcttttggtattatGGAAATGCCATTCTCATGATAGGAGTtgagaagtgttccctcctcttctattttcttgaagAGTTTGTGTAGAGCTGCTCTTATTTTGTCCTTAAATGTTCGGTAGAACATCCCAGTGAGCACACggggcctgtagttctctttggGAGAAGGTTTAAGCTGTCAAATTTAGAGGGATAAAGTTGTTTgctttattcctttattatcctttaaatGTCTGCAGGATATTTACTgatgttctttttcattcttgatattggtaatgtATATCTTCTTCTTTTCGTGTCAGACTGGCTATGGGTATATTCATTTTACTgatcttcttcaagaaaaaggtgttagtttcattgattctctttttttccctcttttccatatccttgatttctctctatcctatttatttccttctgtttccttgttttatgtttaattggttcttctctttattttcataaGGTAAAAGCTCAGATTAATAATTTCAGACTTTTCCCTTTTTCAAATACAAGTATTTTTATGCTATAAATATCCTCTATGcaatgcttttgctgtatccccacaaattttgatttgttgtgttttcatttttattcagttcaaaacaCTTTCTAATATCCCttgtgacttcttctttgactcagTTCTTGGTTAGTAGTCTCTTCCATGATTCTCATATATTTGAGGATTTTATAGATATCTTTATTGGATTTATTGTGAGCAGATAATGTACTGTAAATgatgttggatttttaaaatttgttacaaATTATCTTATTGCCTAGAATATGGTACTagaaaatgttctgtgtgcacttgaaaagagtaaatattttgttgttattcaGTGGTTCCCTTCCTTCAAGAGTCCAATCCCCTCAGTGTCTCCCTGCTGTTGGTCACTCTCTAGGGCcttaaatattctttataaatatgttttgtcACATTTATCAATCTTATCAGTAAAAGAGctaatattttacaatttactCTACCACTTCCTACAGCCAAAACTCTCAGACTTCTTGTAATACAAGATAAAACTTTCTTACTTTTAAAGGCAGTATgtattattttttgatgctatcaagaaaaaaatccttactCGTGTACATACGCAGTAGTTCACAATGTAAAATTGGAATGCCAAGAACATgtgaggtgaggggtggggaacTCTGCAACTAGAACTATTTTTCACTCAATTTGACCTATATTaagttaaattagaaatcaatttaACAGGAGGAGGACACACATGTGACTGTTCTGCTTACCAGTAGGTAAAACCATTCCCAAAGTGTTTCTACAGTATTTACATATGAAGACGAAAATAAATGGAACTTTTTGTACCTTTACACTCAGGAGGCTTACTACTCCATACGTCATTCCCAGAACAGACAAGCCTGCTCTCTCCAACAAGTGAATATTCATCCGGTCCATTTGAAGGATCACAAGTATAAACTACTACCTCACCGTATCTAAATTCCTCCTGGTCGCTTCTGCTGtgttttccattttgtatttttgGAGGTGGTCTACAATACATCacttaaaaagggaaaaacacgGACATGAAAGgcaaaaggaaacataaaagattaagatggcattagtaaagTCCTAGGAACTGCTTCGATAGACTCATTAACATATGATTTGTACAATCTAGCTGTGCATCCAATATCCATTTAGAACAAGGATTCTATGAGAAATTGCATTATCCTAAATTCAAACCATTAACAAAGAAATGAACTTTCAAAATGAAACTTGTTTTCTTAAGTatctatataaaatatctagatgAAATATCTACATCTATCTGCAAGGCCACACTATATTTTGTTCTCATCACAAGAGATGCtgacaattaaatgagaaaatatgcttgtgattaaaaataaaattcagtgctGGTTGACAAACGCTTTGGAATTTATAAGTATATCTGTTTGCTAAATTGGTGGTTCACAATACCAAGATAGTattgtcttttttcactttcatCCTTATGAGTGTATAGTGAAATTCTCCGAAGGCTACAAACTGTGTGACAAGGCAAAAGACTGAATCCAGATGTCATCCTTTCAGAAAGATACTGAAGAGATTTGTGataatgtaaaacaatgccactattctatttgtttcagaaaattgatttttcacaaaaatCTGTTCCATATGTTACCATGTAGTGAGCTCAGTGTTCTTAAAagttaacaaataattatttaaaaagtctcAGTTTTAATTCCAATATAATGGATATCaagatataacccacataaaggAAAGCTCGTTGGGGTCTTTGTTAATTTCAAAGGGTAAGGGGTTCTGAGGCCACAAAGTGTGAGAACTGCTGCTGTAAATTCTAAAGAGAGAAGATACCTACCTTGACATAGTGGGGGATTGTCACTCCAGTTCACAGTTTCTCCAACAATTTCACAATATAGAATTTTAGTTCCAATTAagttaaaactaaaagaaaaaggacaaatttaCTGTGTTCTTTACAGTTAACAAGATGCaaataataatgaagaaaatacttATATGGTTGTTTTTCCGCACTAATGTAGTTTGAGAAGtttctaaaataatgaaactgcTAACAAAATGTGCAATTTAATTAAAGAGTTTCTGCATTTAAATGCACACTGGCCAGGAGGAAAATGTCTAAATAAATCTGTCATACCTGTCAGTCaggcctcttttctctctctggcaaTCACATTACACGTTCATTTCTACGTCCTCAGTCATGCCATTCTGCGCAGTAAGGACAGTGACTGAGTAGAGAGAAGAGGCCCTGGAGTTTGCTGCCTGGATGCCAGTCCCAGCTCCACGAGGGACTTGTATTGGAGCTTGGGCGAGTCCCCTAATGTTTCTCTGGCTCAGCTTCCTCATCGATGAAGAGCGGATATAGCACCTACCTCATGGGGCTGTTCTGAGGCTTAGATGAGTTAgcatctggcacacagtgagGGCCAGGTAGGTTTTGGCTCTTCGTAATCTTCTTTAGATCGGAATGTCTTTCTAGGAATAGGTCAGGAATTCTACTGGATGAACTCTTCTCTGATGATTTAAATTCACAGCACCCTCTCCTCCTTCCGGACTCTCATTGCAATGATCAtgaataattctatttatttggtACTTCTCATTTACTATTTTGCTTTGACATCTCTCTggatatattttgtttcttcagaAGGCTACAACTTCTTTGAGAAGAGTCTCTGTCTTAAACTTTTGGTATTTTTCAAAGCGCCTAGCAGACTCTCTATGAGTATTAACTGGATGTTCCAATATTTTCACttgattaagttaaaaaatattaagtgaaactGCCTGTACATGCTTCCACCTGACTTTTACCCCAATGTTCACTGATTCCATATTAGAATATGTTAGGAGATGGAAGCCCAGTGTCTCCCACCCAGACAACAATTGTACTGGTAGAATCTGATtcatgtaactattttggaactctggagtttGTTGATAGCTTGCAATTTCCAGGGGAAGACTTAGACAGGTAATTTGCCttaattttggtcaatttcagcAACTAGTGCAGTGGCAGCTACCCATCCCCCACTCTCAACAGGCATATGTCCCTGGAGCAGCTTATAAGCAGCCTGTAGGAGCCAGGTTGGGCAAAAAGGACTCTGTCCTGTAGTTATCAGTGATCTGTCCTCTTATCACTGATTGCTACTTCTGATCTCAGAGAAGCAGACAGAGAGGTGGGCAGCCATTGCTGTCACACCTAGCCCCACTTTTACGAGCCCCTTCTGTGCTGACTGAAGTGATTTTCAAGGGATTTAAAGATTCAGTGCCCTTTGCTATCCcctttatttttaagtttctctccCTCAGGAGCCAGGCATTAAAAACTAGGACAATTTCATATgtgaggaaaattagaaagtgactaTGCACTTCCACggaaaggctcagaaaagacttGAGAAGTCCTTCCAGTTTACACATCAGGCTGATGCTCAGCACAGAGACAAtctacaacaataaaaagacaaaaccaatAAAACATCAAGCCTTAGGAAAGTGGGATAATCTTTCCAGAGTTACTGCATTATTAGATTCAACTGTCCAGGTCAACAAAAAATCACAGCAcatagaaaggaagaggaagtatggtccattcaaaagaaaaaataaatcaacagaaattgTCCCTGAAAAGACCTCACGGTGGATTTACTaaataaagactttaaaatacGTGTCTTGCACAGGTGCTCTCGGTGGCAAATTGGAAGTTTCCACTACCACcaccttctttttcttcaatGAGGGGCTGAAGAGCAGATGCAGACATGCAGATCTTTATGAAGACCTGCAGGGCAAGACTATCATTCTTGAGGTTGAGCCTAATGACACCAGTGAGAATGTCAAAACCAAAATCCAAGACAAGAAGGGCATCATATCTCAACAATGTCTGATTTTTGCAGGCAAACAGCTAGAGGATAGGCACAGTCTCACAGAGCACAATATTCAGACAGAGTCTACAGTGTACTTGGTGCTTCACCTGTGGGGTGGCATCATCAAGCCTTCCCTCTGCCAGCTCACCCAGAAAAACAACTGCTACAGGATGATCTGCAAGTATTATGCTCACCTATACCCCTGTGCTGTCCACTGTCACAACAAGTATGGCCACAACAACAACTTGTGCCCCAAAAAGAAGGTCAGATAAGTCCTCTTCACTGGCTCCTCCTTTGCCTGTAGGATGGCCTCCTGACTGAGCCCCAAGGCCCTGGGGTCTCAATaaaatttgaaagataaaagaaaaaactgtcttaaagatgctcTGAGAACTAACAGAAGAACTGtataaagtcaagaaaataatgtGTGAACAAAATGCAAATATCAATTAGGTGACAGGAAACCTTAAAGAAACCAGAGGTAAATTATGGAATTGAAAAGTACAATGACTGCAATGAAAAAGTCACTATAGGAATTAAAGGCATATttgagcaagcagaagaaagaactgCTGAACTTGAAGATACGAGAATGGAAATTActgagtctgaggaacagaaagaaggacTGAAGAAATATGAACAGAGCCTAAAGGACATGCAGGACACCAAGACACAGATCAACATAAACACTGTGGGACTCTCAGGAGGAGAAAATAGCAAGAAGGGTGCAGAGAGAACagttgaggaaataatggctgaaaatttcctaaatttaatgAAATGCATGAATGTAAACATCcaaaaagctcaacaaactccaagtaagatgaactcaaagagacccacactaAGACACACAATAATGAAACTTTCAGAagccaaagagagaatcttgaaagcttCAAGAGGAAAGTGAATCATCACATCCAAGGGATTTTAAATAAGATTATCAgaagacttctcatcagaaactcaGAAGCCATAAGACAGTTGACCAACATactcaaagtgctaaaaggaagaGTCGCCCCCAAAtcctctatccagcaaaactgtccttcaaaagtgaaggagaaattcagGCATTCACAAAATAAACTGGCAGAGTTAGTGACCACTAGACTTTCCCTGCAAGAAATTTCCAGGGACCCCTGaaaggtgaaatgaaaggacTCAACAGTAACTCTAAGCCATTTGGATAAATAAACATCTCACCAATGGTAAATATATGGGCAATTATGAAAGCTAGTATTACTATGATAATCGACTGTTACTGCAAATTTTCTATCTGATTTCAGAGactaatctttttaaagaacataaaGATAATATTAGTGTAGAAGCTAGTATTACCATTATAAGTGTAGAGGCTAGCATGACATCAAAATCGAGAAGGGTTGGGGATGGATCTGTAGAGAAGcagtttttctaatttattgaaGTTAAGtttgtataaattcaaattagagtgttataactataggatgttaaatgtaatcctcatggtaaccacaaagaaaatagacatcgaaaatacacaaaagaacttAAACAGTTCACTACAAAAAtcagctaaacacaaaagaaaacagtaatacaggaaatgagggacaaaaataaaacccataaggcatatagaaaagaaatagcacAATGACAGAGTAACTCACTCCTTCTCAGTAACTACATTAAACGTAAATGGGTCAAACTCTCCAATCAAATGACAGAGActagcagaatggataaaaacacaatTCAACTCTATGcagtctacaagagactcacctgagatgcaaagacaaaaacaagttgtaagtgaaaggatgaaaacagttattccatgaaaatagtaaccaagagaaaggagaggtggctatactaatatcagacaaaatagactttaaatcaaaaatagTTACAAGAGATAAGAAGACTATATATTAATAAAGGTTCAATACTGCAAGAAGATATACCaagtataaacatttatgtacctAATGACAGCctatcaaaatatatgaagcaaaaagtgACAGAATTCAAGGGATAAATACACATTTCTATGTAATAGGCATATCTACAATAATAGTTAGAGATTTCAAAACCCCATTCACAATAATGAATAGAACTAgacagaagataaataaggaaacagaggacttgtACAACACAATAAACTTAGACCTCACAGACACATATAGAGAAGTCTATCCAACAGAATATAcagtcttctcaagtgcacacaggaCATTTtccaagacagaccatatgttaggccacaaattaataaaacaaattaatgtaatttataatacaattaattatataatatataacatataataccAAAATAACAACATAATTATGTAGGCCACAAATTAATATTAaccaatagatttaaaaatacgGATATTGTACAAAGTCTCTTCTCCAACCAAAATGGGATGAAGTTAGGAACTAATATCAaagagaaaagtggaaaattcacaaaattgtgaaaattaaataacaaacttttaaacaaccactggatcaaagaagaaatcacaaggaaaattagaaaatgctttgagataaatgaaaatgaaaacataacatatcaaaacttatgggatgcagcaaaggcagtgcCAAGGGGGACCATACAGctataaatgtttacattaaaaaaaccaaGAGATCTGAAATCAGCCACCGAACATTACAacttaaagaactagaaaaagaagaactaaacccaaagctagcagaaggcaATATATAATGAAGATTAGagcacaaacaaaatagagaagaaaaaaacaacagagaaaatcaatgaaaccaaaacttggtgtttgaaaagatcaacaaaattgacaagcttaTAGTGAaatggactaagaaaaaagagaagactaaaATTACTGAAATCAGAAATTAAGTGGGCACATTACTActaattctacagaaataaaaaatatgaagagagtactatgaaaaatTTTATGCCAAAAAACTGAATAgcctagataaaatggacaaattcctagaaacacaaatcTACCAAGACCAAATCATTAAGAAATAAGTAATCTGAATAAACCTATAACTACTAAGGAGAcccaaacagtaatcaaaaatctcccaataaagaaaatccctgggcctccaggttacactggtgaattctaccaaatatttaaagaaaaactaataccaatccttaccaaagttttccaaaaatttgaagggAAGAAAgttttccaaactcattctacaagaCCAGCATTACCGTGATACCAAAGctagacaaagacactacaagaaaagaaagctacaaaCCAATATGCCTGATGAACATTAacgtaaaaatcctcaacaaaatactagcaaacaatTTTGCAGCATATTAAGAGGATTATACATCATGAGCATGTGGGAGTTATTCCTGGAATGGAAACATCCTCAACATAGGAAATTCGATCAATGTAATATGCCTCATCAACAGAATAGAGGGAAAAAacaatatgatcatctcaattgctGCAAAAAAAacgcatttgacaaaattcactaTGTTTTTATGATAAGAATACTCAACAAATGGGGAACAGAAGGAAACAACTTCAAGATACTAAATGCCATACATGAAAAACTCACAGCAAACATCCTATTCtatggtgaaaagctaaaagcttttcctctaagatgaagaacaaggcaaggatgcctgctttgACCATTTCtagtcaacatagtactgcaAGTTCTAGACAGAgcaatttggaaagaaaagaaataaaagtcaaccAAATTGCAAAGGAAGCTGTAAAATTATCATTGTCTGCAGATGATATGTTCTCATACGTAAAAAAACTCTAAAGATTACATGCACACACAATctcaaaaaaatcagaataaatcaATTCAGCAAAGTAACAGGATACAAAGTTgatattaaaaaatcagttgcatttctatagtgTATTACACTTACCCTCTAAACACacatttttcataaatgcccAGTATTCCCAATACATACTATTAAAAGAGCCCCATCGAACAAAGGCTATTATTAAGTGCTCAGGACCTCTTTTTGAGATGCTTCATTCCTTCGCAGCAGTCTCAAAGATAAGGTTTTCCAACTAAGACATCTTGCTCAACATTATGGTCCCGACTGACCAGGTCAATTTTGGTCTGCTGGCCCCTTCCAGTGTTACCTCAGTCAGTATAAGAGTATCTTTGGATGGCAATTCTACCTCCCATTTCCAGAAGCCCTACTTCAACTCTGAGAGCTGGCCGTTTTAAATAGAGTGCACTCTGTTGGGATAGGCTTATTATTATAATAGTAGTATACAATTTTGCTTTCCTTCAATTCAAATTTCTTCCTATTAATTACACATCTTTTCAACCTCCATAAAAAGCCCAGGAGTTGTTTGGCTACAAGCACAACTTGTCACATAGAAAGCAAAATGGAATCAACTTTATGGACATGCTTTAGAAAAGAAGCAAGACAAAAATGGACTTCAAAACAGTTACCTTATTTCCTCTAAGGAGCAACTTACTTACCCCTCATTACAAAAATAATGAATCTGTGAACCAAACGTCAAAGTTCCATTAACATATTCTACTTTGCCATTTATGGGGtctcctggatgtggacatgattttcctaaaagataattttcaaattcattgttttatatgaatttcaaaaGATTTTAATCGGAATCAAAATTCTACATTGTTCTTTGCAATTTGTGGGAATATTATTGACTTTCTTTAACTATGATAAGGCCAAACTTAAGATTCACATTGACCTAGGCAACCAGCTGCCAAGAAAAAGATTCCCTGGAGATTTTTCAAAGCCCTAAAAACTACCTTGCTTTCTAAAACCTACATTCACATGAGaaaatgatcatctcagtagTGGAATGTGTGCTGTAAAATGTGTGAATATCTCTAGagcaaaaaaaaaactcaaaaaatgttttgtttactTACTTGTACAAGCCTCCCGGAGTGGTGTCCATGTGTTATCAGCCTGACAGCGGGcagaggtgggaagaggaggTCTCTTGAGCTGGTAGCCTAGACGACACTCGTATTCTACTGTGGCACCAGGGCTGTAACGGGGTTGAGCGACACCCTTCAGTTTCATAGATTCGTATCTTAGTGGATCACCACAGGCAtctagaaaaaagagaataagaacatgaaaataaaGCATTTCACCTCTTTCACCAGACAGGGCCTGTGGCCTGGCAGCAGGTAAGAAGTACAGAACAAAGGAAAGATTCTTGAAAAGATGTTAAATGACTGTCCATGCTTTTCCCCAACTGGTGGCAGTTGTGGACGATGTGTCTTGCTTGTTTTTAATAACATCTTATTAGCTTTTGGTTTCTTGGGGAATAAGCTTAATTTTCACTCATCAGTAAATTGAAGAGACAAAATCAATGTTTTtggtttataatatatttataggTATGCATCCTTCCCCACTTTTTTCTAAATTCATTCCCAAACTCACATCTCCTCAAAGAAGTCTCTATAGTATATACCACTCTGCTGAGATTACCCTCCACAGTTTGAAACACAAACTCATGATCACTTGGCACTGCAGGCTCAGTCTCCTCTCAGAAGGTGAGCTCCGAGAGCTCAGGGATCACATGCCTTCTTTTTCTACTACACTCTCTACCCAGCGGGTGCTCAACAAATGCTACGCTAAGAGGCAGTGATTAAATAAGCATCATGGATTTCACAGATCAAAATAAAGATGGACTGAAGTCCTTCAAAATGTAAGATATTTCATATCTTTCATATTGGTGAATTGAGAATTTTATAAGTGAATAGAAGCCATTTAAATATCACAGTGTACTATTTTGACAGGCTTACATGAAAAACACTTTGCTTTCAtggacattattttatataattcaatCTTCCTTCACTGATCAATGGATCATGCAGTCCCTCAGAAGCACCCTGAGGTAGCTGTTTGTCCAATATATCCCTGTAGTAAAGGTACTACATTGCTACGCTTTTAGATAAATTTtttactttggatttattttgtagGGGGGGCcattttttctacttaaaataatGTCACTTCTACTTCAGCAATTTCTTACATTG encodes the following:
- the LOC106842727 gene encoding membrane cofactor protein-like isoform X1, producing the protein MTESCARRWAPLCRPESHFSSWCSAGILLGALVLLLPMSSDACGDPLRYESMKLKGVAQPRYSPGATVEYECRLGYQLKRPPLPTSARCQADNTWTPLREACTRKSCPHPGDPINGKVEYVNGTLTFGSQIHYFCNEGFNLIGTKILYCEIVGETVNWSDNPPLCQVMYCRPPPKIQNGKHSRSDQEEFRYGEVVVYTCDPSNGPDEYSLVGESRLVCSGNDVWSSKPPECKVVKCEPPVLKNGRVVSGFGKKFYYKATVVFDCLPGFYLSGNNTIVCGANSAWEPAIPTCIKGSKPAVTTKPPRVSSSPGHPSCSFESPPLQNMKTLGGGIVAVIVVTLLMLQ
- the LOC106842727 gene encoding membrane cofactor protein-like isoform X2, with the translated sequence MTESCARRWAPLCRPESHFSSWCSAGILLGALVLLLPMSSDACGDPLRYESMKLKGVAQPRYSPGATVEYECRLGYQLKRPPLPTSARCQADNTWTPLREACTRKSCPHPGDPINGKVEYVNGTLTFGSQIHYFCNEGFNLIGTKILYCEIVGETVNWSDNPPLCQVMYCRPPPKIQNGKHSRSDQEEFRYGEVVVYTCDPSNGPDEYSLVGESRLVCSGNDVWSSKPPECKVVKCEPPVLKNGRVVSGFGKKFYYKATVVFDCLPGFYLSGNNTIVCGANSAWEPAIPTCIKGHPSCSFESPPLQNMKTLGGGIVAVIVVTLLMLQ
- the LOC106842727 gene encoding membrane cofactor protein-like isoform X4, which codes for MKLKGVAQPRYSPGATVEYECRLGYQLKRPPLPTSARCQADNTWTPLREACTRKSCPHPGDPINGKVEYVNGTLTFGSQIHYFCNEGFNLIGTKILYCEIVGETVNWSDNPPLCQVMYCRPPPKIQNGKHSRSDQEEFRYGEVVVYTCDPSNGPDEYSLVGESRLVCSGNDVWSSKPPECKVVKCEPPVLKNGRVVSGFGKKFYYKATVVFDCLPGFYLSGNNTIVCGANSAWEPAIPTCIKGHPSCSFESPPLQNMKTLGGGIVAVIVVTLLMLQ
- the LOC106842727 gene encoding membrane cofactor protein-like isoform X3; its protein translation is MKLKGVAQPRYSPGATVEYECRLGYQLKRPPLPTSARCQADNTWTPLREACTRKSCPHPGDPINGKVEYVNGTLTFGSQIHYFCNEGFNLIGTKILYCEIVGETVNWSDNPPLCQVMYCRPPPKIQNGKHSRSDQEEFRYGEVVVYTCDPSNGPDEYSLVGESRLVCSGNDVWSSKPPECKVVKCEPPVLKNGRVVSGFGKKFYYKATVVFDCLPGFYLSGNNTIVCGANSAWEPAIPTCIKGSKPAVTTKPPRVSSSPGHPSCSFESPPLQNMKTLGGGIVAVIVVTLLMLQ
- the LOC106842717 gene encoding ubiquitin-ribosomal protein eL40 fusion protein-like, with amino-acid sequence MPFCATLKYVSCTGALGGKLEVSTTTTFFFFNEGLKSRCRHADLYEDLQGKTIILEVEPNDTSENVKTKIQDKKGIISQQCLIFAGKQLEDRHSLTEHNIQTESTVYLVLHLWGGIIKPSLCQLTQKNNCYRMICKYYAHLYPCAVHCHNKYGHNNNLCPKKKVR